Proteins found in one Paenibacillus sp. FSL R10-2782 genomic segment:
- a CDS encoding DUF350 domain-containing protein, whose protein sequence is MAIDELLSHPLGMMLGYFSVAVLELIVFLCCFELVTRYKCWEEIKRGNISVAMATGGKMFGICNVLRFAMEAKSSVYDTMIWSFVGFLLLLVAYFLFEFLTPVFSIDQEIKEDNRAVGLFSMIISISLSYVIGASVT, encoded by the coding sequence ATGGCGATTGATGAATTGCTGTCACATCCGTTAGGAATGATGCTGGGTTATTTCTCGGTGGCGGTGCTGGAGCTGATTGTATTTTTGTGTTGCTTTGAGCTGGTAACCCGGTATAAATGCTGGGAAGAGATCAAACGCGGCAATATTTCAGTTGCGATGGCTACGGGCGGGAAAATGTTCGGTATTTGCAACGTGCTCCGCTTTGCGATGGAAGCCAAATCCAGCGTGTACGATACGATGATTTGGTCGTTCGTCGGCTTTTTACTACTGCTTGTGGCGTACTTTCTGTTTGAGTTTCTGACACCGGTATTTTCAATCGATCAGGAAATTAAGGAGGACAACCGCGCTGTCGGCTTGTTCTCCATGATTATCTCGATATCGTTATCTTATGTGATCGGTGCCAGTGTAACTTGA
- the pheS gene encoding phenylalanine--tRNA ligase subunit alpha, which produces MSETIQMKEHLLALKEEALEVLEKVATPKELADLRVKYSGKKGALTEILRGMGKLSAEERPVIGQVANEVREAIEEVVNRKQDEFTKAETNERLQAEKIDVTLPGRTLPQGGLHPLNKVIEQIEDIFTGMGYRVAEGPQAETDYYNFEALNLPKNHPARDMQDSFYLTEDLLMRTHTSPVQIRAMEAMKGETPIKVICPGTVFRRDDDDATHSFQFQQIEGLVVGKDIRMSDLKGTLLQFAREMFGESTEIRLRPSFFPFTEPSAELDVTFVKKNGERVWIEILGCGMVNPKVLEMGGFDPEVYSGFAFGMGVERIAILKYGIDDIRHFYNSDLSFLKQFARQ; this is translated from the coding sequence ATGAGCGAAACCATCCAAATGAAGGAACATTTGCTGGCCTTGAAGGAAGAAGCATTGGAAGTATTGGAGAAGGTGGCAACGCCCAAGGAGCTGGCCGATCTGCGGGTCAAATATTCGGGTAAAAAGGGTGCCTTGACTGAAATTTTGCGCGGTATGGGCAAGCTGAGCGCGGAAGAACGTCCAGTTATCGGGCAAGTAGCCAATGAAGTGCGCGAGGCGATTGAAGAAGTCGTCAATCGTAAACAGGACGAGTTCACCAAAGCAGAAACGAATGAGCGTCTGCAAGCGGAAAAGATCGACGTTACGCTGCCTGGACGCACATTGCCGCAAGGTGGATTGCATCCACTCAACAAAGTAATTGAGCAGATTGAGGACATTTTTACCGGTATGGGTTACCGAGTTGCGGAGGGTCCACAGGCTGAGACGGATTATTATAACTTTGAAGCGTTGAACCTGCCTAAAAATCACCCGGCGCGGGATATGCAGGATTCGTTTTATTTGACCGAGGATCTGTTAATGCGTACCCATACGTCACCTGTTCAAATTCGCGCAATGGAAGCGATGAAGGGTGAGACTCCTATTAAGGTCATTTGTCCGGGTACAGTTTTCCGACGTGATGATGACGATGCTACGCATTCTTTCCAATTCCAACAAATTGAAGGGCTTGTGGTTGGAAAAGACATTCGCATGAGTGATCTGAAAGGAACCTTGCTGCAATTTGCACGCGAAATGTTCGGGGAATCGACCGAAATTCGTCTGCGTCCAAGCTTCTTTCCGTTCACAGAGCCGAGTGCTGAGTTGGATGTAACTTTTGTGAAGAAAAATGGCGAGCGCGTATGGATCGAAATTTTGGGCTGTGGCATGGTTAATCCGAAGGTGCTGGAAATGGGCGGTTTTGATCCCGAGGTATATAGCGGCTTTGCATTCGGTATGGGTGTAGAACGGATTGCCATTTTGAAATACGGAATTGACGATATTCGTCATTTTTATAACAGCGACCTGTCATTCTTGAAGCAGTTTGCGCGTCAATAA
- a CDS encoding endonuclease MutS2: protein MDSKIFKTLEYQKILNKLSHYAQTAIGQQTAQRLQPSDDLEHIKKLLKGTDEAYAADRLKGVPSFNGVVDITPAVKRARIGGTLSPQELLGIRTTVQAARRVQVYVASLHEENPVETLLYWSEQLSEQRGLENSIKGCIDENAEVLDSASTELSQIRRELRSGEVRIREKLDSMIRSSTVSKMLQDQLITIRGDRFVIPVKAEYRSYFGGIVHDQSGSGATLFIEPESIVAMNNKLRETRLREEREIEVILQKLTALVAEQADMLLYDVDVLGTLDFIFAKARLAREMKATLPLMNDRGYLKLKKGRHPLIPLEQVVPIDVELGNSYTSIIVTGPNTGGKTVTLKTIGLLSLMAMSGLFVPVEDESQLCVFDAIYADIGDEQSIEQNLSTFSSHMTNIISILKNMTPKSLVLLDEVGAGTDPAEGSALAVSILEHMHALGCRMVATTHYSELKAYAYERKGIINASMEFDVATLSPTYRLLVGVPGRSNAFAIAERLGLPGRILDYARGEVTEEDQRVEHMIASLEQNRLTAEQEREKAEQLRGEMEELRTRHQNELDKLEAQRDRMLEKAADEARGLVDKARSEAEKIIADLRKLAQEEGASVKEHRLIAARRELDEAEPKHRKKSAVKRPVAARTRSIVAGDEVSVHSLNKKGHVVELSGSKEAVVQLGIMKMKVSLDDLELLQPAQTTALRAQKPVTGIKRTRDDHVRNELDLRGANVEEALMEVDRFMDEAFLANLGQVHIIHGKGTGVLRTGIQEYLRKHKHVKSYRIGNYNEGGTGVTVAELE from the coding sequence TTGGACTCTAAAATTTTCAAAACCCTAGAATATCAAAAAATTTTAAATAAACTAAGTCATTATGCTCAGACCGCGATTGGTCAGCAGACAGCCCAGCGGCTACAGCCCAGCGATGATTTGGAACATATCAAGAAATTGCTGAAAGGCACGGATGAGGCCTATGCTGCCGATCGACTTAAAGGAGTACCCTCGTTTAACGGAGTCGTGGATATTACTCCGGCGGTCAAACGCGCCCGTATCGGCGGAACACTGAGTCCGCAGGAGCTGCTTGGCATTCGGACAACAGTTCAGGCTGCACGCCGTGTACAGGTGTACGTGGCAAGTTTGCATGAGGAAAATCCAGTCGAAACACTGCTGTATTGGAGTGAGCAGCTTTCAGAACAGAGAGGTCTGGAAAACTCGATTAAAGGCTGTATCGACGAAAATGCAGAGGTGCTGGATTCTGCCAGTACAGAGCTTTCACAAATCCGCAGAGAGCTGCGCTCGGGTGAAGTGCGTATTCGGGAAAAGCTCGATTCCATGATTCGTTCCTCCACCGTATCCAAAATGCTTCAGGATCAGTTGATTACGATCCGTGGAGACCGTTTTGTAATTCCGGTTAAAGCCGAGTATCGTTCTTATTTTGGCGGAATTGTGCATGATCAATCCGGGTCCGGTGCAACGCTGTTTATTGAGCCTGAATCCATCGTGGCCATGAACAACAAGCTGCGAGAAACACGGTTGAGAGAAGAACGCGAAATCGAAGTGATTTTACAAAAGCTGACCGCACTTGTTGCAGAACAAGCGGATATGTTGCTATATGATGTAGATGTTTTGGGGACGCTTGATTTTATTTTTGCCAAAGCGCGTCTTGCTCGTGAGATGAAGGCAACCTTGCCTTTGATGAATGATCGTGGTTACTTGAAGCTGAAAAAAGGCAGACACCCTCTTATTCCGTTGGAGCAGGTCGTTCCGATTGATGTGGAGCTGGGCAATTCGTACACCTCCATTATCGTAACCGGACCGAATACAGGGGGGAAAACCGTTACGCTAAAAACCATTGGCTTGCTTAGTCTGATGGCGATGTCGGGACTTTTTGTGCCTGTAGAAGACGAGAGTCAACTATGCGTATTTGATGCGATCTATGCAGATATTGGTGACGAGCAAAGCATTGAGCAAAACCTGAGTACCTTTTCCAGTCATATGACCAACATTATCAGCATCCTGAAAAATATGACGCCAAAAAGCCTTGTGCTGCTTGATGAGGTAGGTGCAGGAACCGATCCTGCGGAAGGCTCGGCTTTGGCTGTATCCATTCTGGAGCATATGCATGCTTTGGGTTGCCGTATGGTTGCGACAACTCACTACAGTGAATTAAAGGCCTATGCCTATGAGCGCAAAGGAATCATTAATGCGAGCATGGAGTTTGATGTTGCTACATTAAGCCCGACATACCGTCTTCTCGTGGGTGTGCCCGGTCGAAGTAACGCTTTTGCCATTGCTGAGCGCTTGGGATTGCCGGGCCGTATTCTTGATTATGCCCGTGGTGAGGTGACGGAAGAAGATCAGCGCGTAGAGCATATGATTGCGTCACTGGAACAGAACCGTTTGACAGCAGAGCAAGAGCGGGAAAAGGCGGAACAATTGCGCGGTGAAATGGAAGAACTGCGCACCCGTCACCAGAATGAGCTGGATAAGCTGGAAGCACAGCGGGACCGTATGCTGGAAAAAGCTGCGGACGAAGCGAGAGGTCTCGTGGACAAAGCTCGCAGCGAAGCGGAGAAAATCATTGCCGATCTGCGTAAATTGGCTCAGGAAGAAGGAGCCTCTGTTAAGGAGCATAGGCTGATTGCAGCTCGCAGAGAGCTGGATGAAGCGGAACCGAAACATCGTAAGAAAAGTGCAGTCAAACGCCCTGTCGCTGCACGTACTCGCTCTATCGTAGCTGGTGATGAGGTATCCGTTCACAGCCTGAATAAAAAAGGTCATGTGGTGGAACTGTCCGGCAGCAAGGAAGCGGTGGTGCAACTGGGAATCATGAAAATGAAGGTCAGTCTGGACGATCTGGAGCTGCTGCAACCCGCCCAAACAACTGCACTGAGAGCTCAGAAGCCGGTAACCGGCATTAAGCGGACACGGGATGATCATGTGCGAAACGAGCTTGATCTGCGCGGTGCGAACGTGGAGGAAGCGCTGATGGAGGTAGATCGCTTCATGGATGAAGCATTTCTGGCCAATCTGGGGCAGGTACACATTATTCATGGCAAGGGTACAGGGGTTCTTCGGACCGGTATTCAGGAGTATCTTCGCAAGCATAAGCATGTGAAAAGCTACCGTATCGGAAATTACAATGAAGGCGGCACAGGCGTGACTGTTGCTGAATTGGAATGA
- a CDS encoding phage holin family protein, translating to MSILGHIVRFIVAALVLMVVSWIVPGFSVGGFWSALILAIVIALIGYIIEAMFGRRVSPFGRGIVGFLVSALVIWIAQYIVTSVSVSVLGALLAALVIGIIDLFIPVATPFEAGRKSEK from the coding sequence GTGAGCATTCTCGGTCACATTGTGCGTTTCATCGTTGCCGCTTTGGTTCTGATGGTCGTAAGCTGGATCGTTCCCGGCTTTAGTGTAGGCGGCTTTTGGAGCGCGCTGATCCTTGCCATTGTCATTGCCTTGATCGGTTACATCATTGAGGCTATGTTTGGCCGACGCGTTTCACCATTCGGACGTGGAATCGTAGGCTTTCTGGTGAGCGCTCTGGTTATCTGGATCGCTCAATATATCGTAACTAGTGTCAGTGTTTCCGTTCTGGGCGCATTGCTCGCTGCATTGGTTATCGGGATTATCGACCTGTTCATTCCGGTAGCGACACCGTTTGAAGCCGGCCGCAAGAGCGAGAAATAA
- a CDS encoding DNA repair protein, translating to MTTPDRTRVTVEIYGTSYKLVGSNTDYMKQVANYVDERMHSISQAHSRLDMPRIAVLAAVHMAEEAVQIQEIQSHMNRLAGERAELRGELAQLQTALGEQQQKNTDLQQSFAQLKAEKETLLKKWTENESASAREIAELKAKLEQQEKKAVELENGRKQAERQLEESRQEAALKLKEQQEAANARIRQMEEQTRKELAEAVKQAEAKLSAAEKAHQERQRTELDKLRSALQQEHSRKVTEWQDKWSGLSEQLEQERKQAELVLNEEKLQHLEAEKQAEEAALEQEIRIEELQEQLEQVHAGSAELSSRLGEAQEQVAALKQQQSELESMLETQRQAATEREQADTLAREELQSRYNELAAEAKATQQQAAKLEEEQRRMQKLLEQAHVSSRKLQSELATLAESEKSWQKLAEERQHAVDELELSILEVREQKETVQEQLQHAVAEVEAVNHKFAAQQQRLSQLEARIKELSPELIRVQDELEKAILREQEGTKAYKTLQEQYGSMKSRAEQLGQNIKQLQREDSERRKELERAEEESLEWQLKYEQLKAEAERLEAEDAARKKEFASWEREIAVTVEQKEQLQEEIRLAVEAAEAAKAEQRSVDQERIALQSELEEVGQKYELAAHQLRLLQVQQDVDREHTEKISMELRQLQEEYTKLQSEYNEWIELIEQDQ from the coding sequence GTGACTACACCAGATCGTACTCGCGTCACTGTAGAGATCTACGGTACTTCTTATAAACTCGTCGGAAGTAATACCGATTATATGAAGCAGGTTGCCAATTACGTGGATGAACGCATGCATAGCATTTCTCAGGCTCATTCGCGTCTTGATATGCCCCGAATTGCTGTGCTGGCTGCGGTTCATATGGCAGAAGAAGCTGTACAAATTCAGGAAATTCAGAGTCATATGAACCGGTTGGCCGGGGAGCGGGCGGAGCTTCGGGGCGAACTGGCTCAACTTCAGACGGCTCTTGGAGAACAGCAGCAAAAGAATACGGATTTGCAGCAGTCTTTTGCCCAATTGAAGGCAGAGAAGGAAACACTTCTGAAAAAGTGGACGGAGAACGAATCCGCATCAGCCAGGGAAATTGCCGAATTAAAGGCGAAGCTGGAACAGCAGGAGAAAAAAGCGGTAGAACTCGAAAATGGACGAAAGCAGGCTGAACGTCAATTGGAGGAGTCCCGTCAGGAAGCTGCACTTAAGCTGAAAGAGCAGCAGGAGGCGGCAAATGCCCGTATCCGCCAGATGGAGGAGCAAACCAGGAAGGAGCTGGCCGAAGCGGTCAAGCAGGCGGAAGCCAAGCTGTCGGCTGCGGAAAAGGCTCATCAGGAGCGTCAGCGTACAGAGCTGGACAAGCTGCGTTCAGCTTTGCAGCAGGAGCATAGCCGGAAGGTCACCGAATGGCAGGACAAGTGGTCCGGGCTGAGTGAGCAGTTGGAGCAGGAGCGTAAACAGGCGGAACTGGTGCTGAATGAGGAAAAGCTCCAGCATCTGGAAGCGGAGAAACAGGCCGAGGAAGCTGCATTGGAGCAGGAAATTCGGATCGAGGAGCTTCAAGAGCAATTGGAGCAGGTACATGCAGGCAGTGCAGAGCTGTCTTCCCGTCTGGGAGAGGCACAAGAGCAGGTTGCAGCATTGAAGCAACAGCAGTCCGAGCTGGAGTCTATGCTGGAAACGCAGCGACAGGCTGCGACAGAACGCGAGCAGGCGGATACGCTTGCGCGTGAAGAGCTGCAAAGCCGTTACAATGAATTGGCGGCGGAAGCCAAGGCAACGCAGCAGCAGGCGGCCAAGCTGGAGGAAGAACAGCGCCGGATGCAGAAGTTGCTGGAACAGGCGCATGTGTCCTCCCGCAAACTGCAAAGTGAGTTGGCTACACTGGCCGAAAGTGAGAAGTCTTGGCAGAAGCTTGCAGAGGAACGCCAGCATGCAGTAGATGAGCTGGAGCTTTCGATACTGGAAGTACGTGAACAGAAGGAGACTGTACAGGAGCAATTACAGCATGCGGTGGCTGAGGTTGAAGCTGTAAATCATAAGTTTGCTGCACAGCAGCAACGTCTGTCGCAGTTGGAAGCGAGAATCAAGGAGCTTTCGCCTGAGCTGATTCGCGTTCAGGATGAGCTGGAGAAGGCAATCCTGCGTGAGCAAGAGGGAACAAAGGCTTACAAAACGCTTCAGGAACAGTATGGAAGCATGAAGAGCCGGGCAGAGCAACTGGGACAGAATATCAAGCAGCTCCAACGTGAGGATAGCGAACGGCGGAAGGAACTGGAACGTGCCGAAGAGGAATCACTGGAATGGCAGCTAAAATATGAGCAGTTGAAGGCCGAAGCGGAACGTTTGGAGGCCGAAGATGCTGCACGTAAGAAAGAATTTGCCTCGTGGGAACGGGAAATAGCCGTAACTGTTGAACAAAAGGAACAGCTTCAAGAGGAAATTCGTTTGGCCGTTGAAGCTGCCGAGGCGGCGAAGGCTGAACAGCGATCTGTAGATCAGGAACGGATAGCTTTACAGTCCGAACTGGAGGAAGTCGGTCAGAAGTATGAGCTGGCGGCTCATCAGCTTCGTCTTTTACAGGTTCAGCAGGATGTGGATCGGGAACATACGGAGAAGATATCGATGGAACTACGTCAATTGCAAGAAGAGTATACCAAGCTTCAATCCGAGTATAATGAGTGGATTGAATTAATCGAACAGGATCAGTAG
- the abc-f gene encoding ABC-F type ribosomal protection protein, with amino-acid sequence MRTILRIRNVIKDWNGTSLFEDVSMDVTEGERLALFGRNGAGKTTLLRILLGDEAPTSGKVEHELPPDERGWLKQQDTIQSARTALEAAQQASPEHWRVRMALKQLEAEIAYKGEEAECRLEQYGELMDEYERLQGFAWESEVEKALTRMGMPAETWSIAYGDLSGGQKTRVRLAGLMVRQPKLLVLDEPTNHLDAESLLWLEQWLSTYHGTLLFVSHDRAFLDRVATGICELTSTGIRRYKGGYTEYKEHKERELREQEANYRKQELARQALEETIRSYREWFHQAHRAASNVEMAVTQSFYKAKAKKNISRYHAKEKELERLEANRVEQPREAASLHMKLSDSGFQAKYLLRAEHVYFSYDNHTIVQDLSLNIARGDRLAVRGPNGIGKTTLLRLLTGQLELYKGKITANPQLKIGYFSQELEQLPEDQTLLDSLLALPTMTQTEARTVLGCFLFAREDVFKRIGTLSMGEKCRVAFLRLYFSGANLLVLDEPTNYFDIETREIVEESLRSYDGALVLVSHDRELVRRTATRLLDMQPGGTYEIYEGTADEKQEEQRNRQQELEDQEQREERLRLQLRLTELMGTAGPNDENEELLSEIRRIRAKLAQWD; translated from the coding sequence ATGAGAACCATTTTACGTATTCGAAATGTTATAAAGGATTGGAACGGGACGTCTTTATTTGAGGATGTGTCCATGGATGTAACGGAGGGGGAGCGGCTCGCCCTGTTCGGAAGAAATGGAGCAGGCAAAACGACGCTATTGCGGATACTGTTGGGCGACGAGGCGCCAACTTCAGGTAAGGTAGAGCATGAATTGCCGCCGGATGAGCGGGGCTGGCTGAAGCAGCAGGATACCATTCAATCCGCGCGAACTGCACTTGAGGCGGCACAGCAGGCCAGTCCTGAGCATTGGCGAGTGAGGATGGCGCTGAAGCAACTGGAGGCTGAAATTGCCTATAAGGGAGAGGAAGCAGAGTGTCGTCTGGAGCAATACGGCGAGCTAATGGATGAGTACGAGCGGCTGCAAGGCTTTGCGTGGGAGTCTGAAGTGGAAAAGGCACTGACCCGGATGGGAATGCCTGCTGAGACGTGGTCTATTGCTTATGGTGACCTGAGTGGAGGGCAGAAGACCAGAGTGCGGTTGGCCGGATTGATGGTCAGACAGCCGAAGCTGCTGGTGCTGGATGAACCGACCAACCATCTGGATGCCGAAAGTTTGCTCTGGCTGGAGCAGTGGCTGTCCACATATCATGGGACGTTGTTGTTTGTATCGCATGATAGAGCCTTTTTGGATCGGGTAGCAACAGGTATTTGCGAGCTGACGTCAACGGGCATTCGGCGATATAAGGGCGGCTATACGGAATATAAGGAGCATAAGGAAAGGGAGCTGCGGGAGCAGGAAGCCAACTACCGGAAGCAGGAGCTGGCACGGCAGGCGTTGGAGGAGACGATCCGAAGTTACCGGGAATGGTTCCATCAGGCGCACCGGGCAGCTTCCAATGTAGAAATGGCCGTTACGCAAAGCTTTTATAAGGCCAAGGCTAAAAAGAATATTTCCCGTTATCATGCGAAGGAGAAGGAACTGGAACGGCTGGAGGCCAACCGGGTTGAGCAGCCGCGTGAAGCCGCGTCTCTGCATATGAAATTAAGTGACAGCGGATTTCAAGCCAAATATCTGCTGCGTGCCGAGCATGTCTATTTTAGCTACGACAACCATACCATTGTGCAGGATCTCAGCCTGAACATTGCACGAGGCGATCGTCTGGCTGTTCGGGGTCCGAATGGAATTGGCAAAACAACGCTGTTGCGGCTGTTAACAGGTCAGTTGGAGTTGTACAAGGGAAAGATCACAGCGAACCCACAGCTAAAAATCGGATATTTTTCACAGGAGCTGGAGCAGCTTCCTGAGGATCAGACATTGCTGGACAGCTTGCTGGCGCTCCCCACCATGACGCAGACAGAGGCGAGAACGGTGCTGGGATGCTTTCTTTTTGCCAGAGAAGATGTGTTCAAGAGAATCGGGACGCTCAGTATGGGTGAGAAATGCAGGGTGGCCTTTCTACGCCTGTACTTTAGTGGAGCCAACTTGTTGGTGCTGGATGAGCCAACCAATTATTTTGACATTGAAACCCGTGAGATTGTAGAGGAGTCTTTGCGCAGTTATGATGGGGCATTGGTGCTTGTCTCGCATGACCGGGAACTGGTGCGCCGGACGGCAACCCGTTTGCTTGATATGCAGCCTGGAGGCACCTATGAAATCTACGAAGGAACCGCCGACGAAAAACAGGAAGAACAGCGGAACCGTCAACAGGAACTAGAGGATCAGGAGCAGCGTGAGGAGCGTCTTCGATTACAATTGCGTCTTACGGAGTTGATGGGTACGGCGGGGCCGAACGATGAAAATGAGGAACTGCTGTCAGAAATCAGGCGTATTCGTGCCAAACTGGCTCAGTGGGATTAA
- the pheT gene encoding phenylalanine--tRNA ligase subunit beta: MKVSFDWLSEYVSLDQVSAEDLAEKITRSGIEIDEVEHRNKGITGVVVGYVKSKEKHPDADKLNVCIVDAGQEEDLQIVCGAKNVDAGQKVPVAIVGAKLPGDFQIKKAKLRGVVSMGMICSAKELGMNDKLLSKELQEGILVLPEDAEIGTPITKLLALDDQVLDFDLTPNRSDCLSMHGAAYEVSAILGRDISLADPAKDLVEISDAAADHLSVKVDTPELCTHYAARYITGVKVGASPLWIQNRLMAAGVRPINNIVDITNYVMLEYGQPLHAFDADKLENGNIEVRLARAGETLVTLDDQERKLEPHMLLITDGVKPIALAGVMGGANSEVTDATVSIALESAKFDGGTVRKTSRQLGLRSEASLRFEKEVNPGAVVPAVNRAAALIQRYAGGTVHQGIVESASARAENRIIKLSLDKVNQYLGTELSLLEVKTIFDRLHFGCGDAGQGVLEVEVPTRRGDISMDVDLIEEVARLYGYDNIPTTPIEGPTTPGALTASQSLRRSLRKLLAHGGWQETISYSFVHPESTGLFNALTEGSHPVRLAMPMSEDRSVLRTSIIPQMLDTAVYNMNRKQENLAIFEIGTVFYTAEQTLTRQPQEIQVLSLLLTGVRREKQWNIGAEKVDFFDIKGALETVFGYFGLDASIRYVADQPQSYHPGRSASVWLDVNGASQRIGTIGQIHPELQQSYGLNDTYVAEIELQQVIEHANSHIQFRELARFPSVERDIALVVNKDVEAGELLRVIHAAGGELLQDARVFDVFTGSKLGEDKKSVAISLTYRHWEHTLTDEEINAAHIPVVTSLEQTFEAELRK, from the coding sequence ATGAAAGTATCATTCGATTGGCTATCCGAGTATGTGTCGCTGGATCAGGTGAGCGCGGAGGATCTGGCAGAGAAAATCACCCGTTCGGGTATTGAAATTGATGAGGTCGAACATCGCAACAAAGGGATTACTGGCGTCGTGGTCGGTTATGTCAAAAGCAAGGAAAAACACCCTGATGCGGATAAGCTGAATGTGTGTATCGTCGATGCGGGCCAAGAGGAAGATCTGCAAATCGTGTGTGGCGCCAAAAATGTGGATGCAGGGCAAAAGGTTCCTGTTGCCATCGTGGGCGCGAAGCTGCCGGGAGATTTTCAGATTAAAAAGGCCAAGCTGCGTGGTGTTGTGTCCATGGGCATGATCTGCTCGGCGAAGGAACTGGGCATGAATGACAAGCTGCTGTCCAAAGAGTTGCAGGAAGGTATTCTCGTACTGCCTGAGGATGCTGAAATCGGTACGCCGATTACGAAGCTGCTGGCGCTGGATGATCAGGTGCTGGATTTTGATCTGACACCAAACCGTTCGGATTGCTTGAGTATGCATGGAGCGGCTTATGAAGTGAGCGCGATTTTGGGGCGTGATATTTCGCTGGCTGACCCGGCTAAGGATTTGGTGGAAATCAGCGATGCGGCGGCAGATCATCTGTCGGTAAAGGTGGATACACCTGAACTGTGTACGCACTATGCGGCTCGCTATATCACGGGTGTGAAAGTGGGGGCCTCTCCACTGTGGATTCAAAACCGCCTGATGGCGGCGGGAGTTCGTCCGATCAACAACATCGTGGATATTACGAACTATGTCATGCTGGAATACGGTCAGCCGTTACATGCTTTTGATGCGGATAAGCTGGAAAATGGCAACATTGAAGTGCGTCTCGCTCGTGCAGGCGAAACATTGGTTACACTGGACGATCAGGAGCGGAAGCTGGAGCCGCATATGCTGCTGATTACAGACGGCGTGAAGCCGATTGCGTTGGCAGGGGTGATGGGCGGAGCGAATTCCGAAGTTACGGATGCGACGGTCAGCATAGCGCTGGAATCTGCGAAGTTTGACGGCGGTACGGTACGCAAAACGTCCCGTCAGCTTGGACTTCGTTCCGAAGCAAGCCTGCGCTTTGAAAAAGAGGTCAATCCGGGTGCTGTTGTACCTGCGGTGAACCGTGCGGCTGCGCTGATTCAGCGTTATGCAGGAGGCACTGTGCATCAAGGAATCGTGGAATCTGCTTCTGCAAGGGCCGAAAACCGGATTATTAAGCTGTCGCTGGATAAAGTGAACCAATATTTGGGAACGGAGTTGTCGCTGCTTGAAGTAAAAACGATATTCGACAGGCTTCATTTCGGATGCGGTGATGCTGGGCAAGGAGTGCTGGAAGTCGAAGTACCTACGCGCCGTGGCGATATTTCCATGGATGTGGATTTGATTGAAGAGGTAGCTCGTCTCTATGGTTACGATAATATCCCTACAACACCGATTGAAGGACCGACGACACCGGGAGCTTTGACAGCTTCGCAATCGCTACGCCGTTCACTGCGCAAATTACTGGCTCATGGCGGCTGGCAAGAGACAATTAGTTACTCGTTTGTGCATCCGGAAAGTACAGGCTTGTTTAATGCACTGACAGAGGGCAGCCATCCGGTACGCTTGGCGATGCCAATGAGCGAAGACCGCAGTGTGCTGCGTACAAGCATCATTCCACAAATGCTGGATACAGCAGTGTACAACATGAACCGAAAGCAGGAAAATCTGGCGATTTTCGAAATAGGAACTGTATTTTATACCGCGGAACAAACGTTGACCCGCCAGCCGCAGGAAATTCAAGTGCTCAGTCTGCTACTGACTGGTGTACGCCGTGAAAAACAATGGAATATCGGTGCTGAGAAGGTCGATTTCTTTGATATTAAAGGCGCGCTGGAAACGGTATTTGGCTATTTCGGACTGGATGCAAGCATCCGTTATGTGGCTGACCAGCCGCAAAGCTATCATCCGGGCCGTTCCGCCTCGGTATGGCTGGATGTGAATGGGGCCTCCCAACGAATCGGCACCATCGGGCAGATCCATCCGGAGCTGCAACAGTCTTATGGGCTGAATGATACGTATGTAGCGGAAATTGAGTTGCAACAGGTGATCGAACACGCCAACAGTCATATTCAGTTCAGAGAGCTGGCCCGCTTCCCGTCTGTGGAGCGCGATATAGCCCTCGTGGTGAATAAGGACGTTGAGGCAGGCGAATTGCTGCGTGTGATTCATGCGGCAGGCGGAGAGCTATTGCAGGATGCACGGGTGTTTGATGTATTTACAGGCAGTAAGCTTGGCGAAGACAAGAAGAGCGTAGCTATCTCTCTGACCTACCGTCACTGGGAGCATACGTTGACGGATGAAGAGATTAATGCGGCGCATATTCCCGTCGTTACGTCTCTGGAACAAACTTTTGAAGCGGAATTGAGAAAGTAG